From a region of the Geothrix sp. 21YS21S-2 genome:
- a CDS encoding helix-turn-helix domain-containing protein → MERFEPGEKGTRAQVWIELLGFGVHPRTCSGCQRKVSAVHDWSQREIRDLPVFDADTVLVVGRARVACPACGPKLEALDWLEPYARVTNCMAESVARMCKVMPIKRAAEHYGLHWGTVKDIDKAYLERTLEPARPGKVRLLMMDEFALHNSQ, encoded by the coding sequence GTGGAAAGGTTCGAACCGGGGGAGAAGGGTACCCGCGCCCAGGTCTGGATCGAGTTGCTCGGCTTCGGTGTCCACCCTCGGACCTGCAGCGGCTGCCAGCGCAAGGTTTCAGCGGTGCACGACTGGTCCCAGCGAGAGATCCGGGACCTGCCCGTGTTCGACGCGGATACCGTGTTGGTGGTCGGGCGTGCCCGGGTGGCCTGCCCTGCCTGCGGACCCAAGCTGGAGGCCCTGGACTGGCTGGAACCCTATGCACGGGTCACCAACTGCATGGCCGAGAGTGTGGCCCGCATGTGCAAGGTCATGCCCATCAAGCGGGCTGCCGAGCATTATGGCCTCCACTGGGGCACAGTGAAGGACATCGACAAGGCCTATCTGGAGCGCACGCTGGAGCCAGCCAGACCAGGCAAGGTCCGGCTGCTCATGATGGACGAGTTCGCCCTCCATAATAGTCAGTAA
- a CDS encoding transposase — translation MGASSRNVVAAYAQLIAQVKEKRWIAYVKKPFRKSGHVLHYLGRYTHRVGIANSRLVDVTDDQVTFRTKHGLTATLEPPEFLHRLVQHVLPPGFRKIRHAGLYAAAQPGGLLDQARQALGETKVKATPSPVTWLEQEMRACPVCGGMLHRVRLDPTAPRAPPEVDAPC, via the coding sequence ATGGGGGCAAGTTCCCGGAACGTCGTGGCCGCCTACGCCCAGTTGATCGCACAGGTGAAAGAGAAGCGCTGGATCGCCTACGTCAAGAAGCCGTTCCGCAAGTCCGGCCACGTGCTCCATTACCTCGGGCGCTATACCCACCGGGTGGGCATCGCCAATTCCCGGTTGGTGGATGTCACGGACGACCAGGTGACCTTTCGCACCAAGCACGGCCTCACCGCGACCCTGGAGCCGCCGGAATTCCTCCACCGCCTGGTCCAGCACGTCCTCCCCCCGGGCTTCCGAAAAATCCGCCACGCCGGCCTCTACGCCGCCGCCCAGCCCGGAGGTCTGTTGGACCAGGCCCGGCAGGCCCTGGGCGAGACCAAGGTCAAGGCAACTCCATCCCCGGTGACATGGCTGGAGCAAGAGATGCGCGCCTGCCCTGTCTGCGGCGGCATGCTCCACCGGGTCCGCCTGGATCCCACCGCCCCCCGGGCACCTCCCGAAGTTGACGCCCCATGCTGA
- a CDS encoding tyrosine-type recombinase/integrase: MRADSVSLSRFSGDLRMAGRAERTIELYVASARRFEEFLGQDLPDASQEAVRRWVDHLRGQAVGASRLGQHYSALKFLYSRTLGQPEKVAWITIPKAKAHLPSILGRPEIQRLLDGFTTAKYRMFFTLIYATGLRINEASLLETRDIDAMQKVIHVRHGKGGKERMVPMDGKLYGLLRTYYKHEQPPKPWLFASKLGNPICPETARRALLCAAAASGIGKIVGPHMLRHAFATHLLENGEDLRRIQVVLGHGSIRSTQIYTQVAPSQVAAIRSPLEDLPD, translated from the coding sequence ATGCGTGCAGATAGTGTATCTCTGTCCAGATTTTCCGGCGATCTCCGAATGGCGGGCCGGGCGGAAAGAACCATCGAGTTGTATGTCGCTTCGGCCCGGCGTTTCGAGGAGTTCCTCGGCCAGGACCTGCCGGATGCGAGCCAGGAGGCGGTTCGGCGCTGGGTTGACCATCTCCGCGGCCAGGCGGTCGGGGCGTCCCGGCTTGGGCAGCATTACTCGGCCCTGAAATTTCTCTATTCAAGGACACTGGGCCAGCCGGAGAAGGTGGCCTGGATCACCATCCCCAAGGCCAAGGCGCACCTGCCCTCGATCCTCGGCCGGCCTGAGATCCAGCGGCTCCTGGACGGGTTCACGACCGCCAAGTACCGCATGTTCTTCACCCTGATCTATGCCACCGGCTTGCGTATCAATGAGGCCAGCCTGCTGGAAACCCGTGATATTGATGCCATGCAGAAGGTCATCCATGTCCGCCATGGCAAGGGTGGCAAGGAGCGGATGGTGCCCATGGACGGCAAGCTCTACGGGTTGCTGCGGACCTACTACAAGCACGAGCAGCCGCCGAAGCCCTGGTTGTTCGCCTCCAAGTTGGGCAACCCCATCTGCCCTGAGACGGCGCGCCGGGCCCTGTTGTGCGCGGCAGCCGCCTCCGGCATCGGCAAGATCGTGGGTCCGCACATGCTCCGCCACGCCTTCGCCACCCATCTGCTGGAGAACGGGGAGGACCTGCGCCGGATCCAGGTTGTCCTGGGCCACGGCAGCATCCGGTCCACTCAGATCTACACCCAGGTCGCACCAAGCCAGGTTGCTGCCATCCGCAGTCCGTTGGAAGACCTGCCGGATTGA
- a CDS encoding ISL3 family transposase, producing MDGRFSPCREAASFKGQSYATVFADTETRQVLWVGKGRGKADIRPFFEWLGKRRCRKIAAVAMDMSPTFEAEVRQHCPNAEIVLDQFHVLANFGKQVLDRIRVNEANRCRDDKAARELIKGAKWLLLGNWENLPNRESKTRLNALLEANQALMTAYVMKDALKALWGFKREGWARKAWENWLAMATSSGLPPLVRFAKNLAKRIEDILSHCRWHLNTSILEGINNKIKVLKRIAYGYRDEAYFFLKIRAAFPGNP from the coding sequence CTGGACGGGCGTTTTTCACCCTGCCGGGAAGCGGCTTCGTTCAAGGGGCAGAGCTACGCCACGGTGTTCGCCGATACCGAAACCCGCCAAGTGCTTTGGGTGGGCAAAGGCCGGGGCAAGGCGGATATCAGGCCCTTCTTCGAATGGCTCGGCAAGCGGCGGTGCCGCAAGATCGCGGCGGTGGCCATGGACATGTCCCCCACTTTCGAAGCGGAAGTCCGCCAACACTGCCCCAATGCCGAGATCGTCCTGGACCAGTTCCATGTCCTGGCCAATTTCGGAAAGCAGGTGCTCGACCGAATCCGGGTCAACGAGGCCAATCGGTGCCGGGACGACAAGGCCGCCCGGGAACTCATCAAGGGGGCCAAGTGGCTCCTGCTGGGCAACTGGGAGAACCTGCCCAACCGGGAGAGCAAGACCAGGCTCAACGCGCTCCTGGAGGCGAACCAAGCCCTCATGACGGCCTACGTCATGAAGGACGCCCTTAAGGCCCTGTGGGGCTTTAAGCGAGAGGGCTGGGCCCGGAAGGCCTGGGAGAACTGGCTGGCCATGGCCACCTCAAGCGGCCTGCCGCCTTTGGTACGTTTTGCGAAAAACCTGGCCAAGCGGATCGAGGACATCCTCTCGCACTGCCGGTGGCACCTGAACACCAGCATCCTGGAGGGGATCAACAACAAGATCAAGGTCCTGAAGCGGATCGCCTATGGGTACCGGGATGAGGCCTACTTCTTCCTCAAGATCCGTGCGGCCTTCCCCGGAAATCCGTGA
- a CDS encoding aspartate:alanine exchanger family transporter yields MAFLTHLLAHNPLLMLFAVVALGYPISKLRVAGASFGIASILFAGIALGAVVVTPGLDPLVKKDLSREMKLIYELGLAIFVYAMGLAIAHSFWASFSKEGLKRNAVVAVVMVFSTAVVVVLAKVLRFDSRYAAGLLAGSFTNMPALAGVIEALKRTTSDALVIAQPTVASAIAYPIGVLVPMLSIPLSRRIFKVDLEREAAALHGSSSGSSHLKARTIEVEARAAGRTHVDLREQANCKVVFNRLKRGGDFIMAPLDVALEAGDLLVVVGTPEDVERAQAFLGRKSDIALQHDISEYDSTRVFVSNHDLIGRPLRDLQLPEKHNCMVSRLRRGDVWFVPDADTVLELGDRIRVATARDNIAAVEELFGDSYRELSEASFLTFAMGLALGLAVGQIPFPLGHGIIFKLGFAGGPLVVGLVLGRFHKLGQFVWNIPYSANHTIRQFGLVLFAAGIGVISGEGFRQILSRNISWLPIFLLAALVVATLADTLAYWLGHKVFRIPLSLLFGIVAGTHTQPVVLGYATQQSKNDLPNVGFAAVYPLATILKIVLAQALLAMTL; encoded by the coding sequence ATGGCCTTCCTGACCCATCTGCTCGCCCACAACCCCCTGCTGATGCTCTTCGCGGTGGTGGCCCTGGGCTATCCCATCTCCAAGCTGCGGGTGGCCGGGGCCTCCTTCGGCATCGCCAGCATCCTCTTCGCGGGCATCGCCCTGGGCGCCGTGGTGGTCACCCCCGGCCTCGACCCCCTCGTGAAGAAGGACCTTTCCCGGGAGATGAAGCTGATCTACGAGCTGGGCCTGGCCATCTTCGTCTACGCCATGGGCCTGGCCATCGCCCACAGCTTCTGGGCTTCCTTCAGCAAGGAGGGCCTCAAGAGGAACGCCGTGGTGGCCGTGGTCATGGTCTTCAGCACCGCGGTGGTGGTGGTCCTGGCGAAGGTCCTCCGCTTCGACAGCCGCTACGCCGCGGGCCTCCTGGCGGGCTCCTTCACCAACATGCCCGCCCTCGCGGGCGTCATCGAGGCCCTCAAGCGCACCACCTCCGACGCCCTGGTCATCGCGCAGCCCACCGTGGCCAGCGCCATCGCCTACCCCATCGGCGTCCTGGTGCCCATGCTCAGCATTCCGCTGAGCAGGCGGATCTTCAAGGTGGACCTGGAGCGGGAGGCCGCGGCTCTCCACGGCTCCAGCTCCGGCTCCAGCCACCTGAAGGCCCGCACCATCGAGGTGGAGGCCCGGGCCGCCGGCCGGACCCACGTGGACCTGCGCGAGCAGGCCAACTGCAAGGTGGTGTTCAACCGCCTCAAGCGGGGCGGGGACTTCATCATGGCCCCCCTGGACGTGGCCCTGGAGGCGGGCGATCTGCTCGTCGTGGTGGGCACGCCCGAGGATGTGGAGCGGGCGCAGGCCTTCCTGGGCCGCAAGTCGGACATCGCGCTCCAGCACGACATCAGCGAGTACGACTCCACCCGCGTCTTCGTGAGCAATCACGACCTCATCGGCCGGCCCCTGAGAGACCTGCAGCTGCCCGAGAAGCACAACTGCATGGTCAGCCGCCTCCGCCGCGGCGACGTGTGGTTCGTGCCCGACGCCGACACGGTGCTGGAACTGGGCGACCGCATCCGCGTGGCCACGGCCCGGGACAACATCGCCGCCGTGGAGGAGCTCTTCGGCGACAGCTACCGCGAACTCTCCGAAGCCAGCTTCCTCACCTTCGCCATGGGCCTCGCCCTGGGCCTGGCCGTGGGCCAGATTCCCTTCCCCCTGGGCCACGGCATCATCTTCAAGCTGGGCTTCGCCGGCGGCCCCCTGGTGGTGGGCCTCGTCCTGGGCCGCTTCCACAAGCTGGGCCAGTTCGTGTGGAACATCCCCTACAGCGCCAACCACACCATCCGCCAGTTCGGCCTGGTGCTGTTCGCCGCCGGCATCGGCGTGATCTCCGGGGAGGGCTTCCGGCAGATCCTCTCCAGGAACATCAGCTGGCTGCCCATCTTCCTGCTCGCGGCCCTGGTGGTGGCCACCCTCGCCGACACCCTGGCCTACTGGCTCGGCCACAAGGTGTTCCGCATCCCCCTGAGCCTCCTCTTCGGCATCGTGGCCGGAACCCACACGCAGCCCGTGGTGCTGGGCTACGCCACCCAGCAGTCGAAGAACGACCTGCCCAACGTCGGCTTCGCGGCGGTGTACCCGCTGGCGACGATCCTGAAGATCGTGCTGGCGCAGGCGCTGCTGGCGATGACGCTCTGA
- a CDS encoding HAMP domain-containing sensor histidine kinase — protein sequence MTVRRVARFRPFREQDNRHSDAWTFLRKGVLRILDLLAVSMAILLVLAPFVWRKWKADKVVDAWSQPRMSEISRVETDWMTLPRLPDFTRGDEPVVKEFLNAEPLVLAVRARSAPRSLWIRRGDALVRAEGAAEAATLNAWFAKAEKDQVFISFPTDVLPGEQRSGPKVVLQGDRWAVAKAWREGSPEVEQFLRNHFGPTRSFRVVLLKDGDESRKDLSPQAWGAEPHLQGDPYWGVHSAFSVQLISNEFPGWTFTVIPFRAEGRAIQLNLRVQFALAAALAVIVGLSLVLALYLRARARRKATLDADRMASMTHSLKTPLAILKFRCDTLRLGRLPPDQLDSQLIQIGEEADRLSTIIEHALMAIQGPSESGPQQVVSPQWIQGVAEDLAPAFEAENRRLVLTCSDQAGRAALPSLRAALFTLVENALFHGAGTVTVETSRVRKRFLIKVCDQGPGLDSMDMRTLGRPFMRIREKGKEGFRKDGQGLGLSLLIKVVEREGWGLTFASEPGRGLCATLEIQLAC from the coding sequence ATGACGGTCCGGCGTGTGGCCCGCTTCCGCCCTTTCCGCGAACAGGACAACCGGCATTCCGACGCCTGGACCTTCCTGCGCAAGGGCGTGCTCCGGATCCTGGACCTTCTGGCCGTGTCCATGGCCATCCTGCTGGTACTCGCCCCCTTCGTCTGGCGCAAGTGGAAGGCCGACAAGGTGGTTGACGCGTGGTCCCAGCCCAGGATGAGCGAGATCTCCCGCGTGGAGACGGACTGGATGACCCTGCCCCGCCTGCCGGATTTCACCCGCGGGGACGAGCCGGTGGTGAAGGAGTTCCTCAACGCCGAACCCCTGGTCCTGGCCGTTCGGGCCCGGTCGGCCCCCCGGAGCCTATGGATCCGCAGGGGGGACGCGCTCGTGCGGGCGGAAGGGGCCGCCGAGGCGGCCACCCTGAACGCCTGGTTCGCCAAGGCCGAGAAGGACCAGGTATTCATCTCCTTCCCCACGGATGTGTTGCCAGGGGAACAACGCAGCGGCCCCAAGGTCGTCCTGCAGGGGGACCGGTGGGCCGTGGCCAAGGCCTGGCGCGAAGGCAGCCCCGAAGTCGAGCAGTTCCTGCGCAACCATTTCGGGCCCACCCGGAGCTTCCGGGTAGTGCTGCTGAAGGACGGCGACGAGTCCCGCAAGGACCTGTCGCCCCAGGCCTGGGGCGCGGAGCCCCACCTGCAGGGCGACCCCTACTGGGGGGTCCATTCCGCCTTCTCGGTGCAGCTCATCAGCAACGAATTCCCGGGCTGGACCTTCACCGTCATCCCCTTCCGGGCCGAGGGCCGGGCCATCCAGCTCAACCTGCGCGTGCAGTTCGCCCTGGCCGCGGCCCTGGCCGTGATCGTGGGCCTGTCCCTGGTGCTGGCCCTCTACCTCCGGGCCCGGGCCCGGCGCAAGGCCACCCTGGACGCGGACCGCATGGCCTCCATGACCCACAGCCTCAAGACCCCGCTGGCCATCCTGAAGTTCCGGTGCGACACCCTGCGCCTGGGGCGCCTCCCCCCCGACCAGCTGGATTCCCAGTTGATCCAGATCGGCGAGGAGGCCGACCGCCTGTCCACGATCATCGAGCATGCCCTGATGGCCATCCAGGGCCCCTCGGAGTCGGGCCCGCAGCAGGTGGTGAGCCCCCAGTGGATCCAGGGCGTCGCCGAGGACCTGGCCCCCGCGTTCGAGGCGGAGAACCGGCGCCTGGTGCTGACCTGTTCGGACCAGGCGGGCCGGGCGGCCCTGCCCTCCCTCCGGGCCGCCCTCTTCACCCTGGTGGAGAACGCGCTGTTCCATGGCGCGGGCACGGTGACGGTGGAAACCTCGCGCGTGCGCAAGCGCTTCCTGATCAAGGTCTGCGATCAGGGGCCCGGCCTGGACTCCATGGACATGCGGACGCTGGGCCGTCCATTCATGCGCATTCGGGAGAAGGGCAAGGAGGGTTTCCGGAAGGACGGCCAGGGCCTCGGCCTCAGCCTCCTCATCAAGGTCGTGGAGCGGGAGGGCTGGGGGCTGACCTTCGCGTCCGAACCGGGACGGGGCCTTTGCGCGACCTTGGAGATCCAGCTCGCATGTTAA